A single region of the Chrysoperla carnea chromosome 5, inChrCarn1.1, whole genome shotgun sequence genome encodes:
- the LOC123299633 gene encoding la-related protein 6-like, with protein MCDNNSEQLLQEHQYHHITMNSAGTQTVSQDELVELQQSHQIFHPHELVGLPEEVEQEQDSVGNLSFSPPPMKHSETRDSISSIDSDVSLGYDHRTTLLASPVKRVSLTTTEDEGAHMGDLSDSASDTGSAGGKDSGCEVTVEPSSNPLAPFTPPSEELAEKIVSQVEFYFSDVNITKDAFLLKHVKRNKEGYVSLKLISSFKRVKHLTKDWRVVASALLRSKKLEINEAGTKLRRVEPLPQYDQTAPSRTVVAVNMPIDKPTIENVAEVFSKCGEIALIRILRPGNPIPSDVRQFINKNPSLSGVVCALIEYTDSEYARKAIQMQYEDGATMKVYELNNVPNPEKKKRNSTAKKVSVSRKNDSDGMSCQSASENEYDFYKKRGSTGSNSSDPRARMRRGSSAHFPTHPVEPTTWLQRRLSAASCSSGSDSSSNYMYMPRRLSASSRDSGSESNMMFLSRRFSNCSVSSSDYGGFRRLSTCSRESDSSGPRSRSNSTIYHLPDNVVRMPQGPDGSKGFRQRLINPTH; from the coding sequence atgtgtgACAATAATAGTGAGCAACTCCTTCAGGAACATCAATATCATCATATCACGATGAATTCTGCAGGTACACAAACTGTGTCTCAAGATGAATTAGTCGAATTACAACAAAGTCATCAAATTTTTCATCCCCATGAATTAGTGGGATTACCTGAAGAAGTCGAACAAGAACAAGATAGTGTTGGAAATTTATCATTCTCTCCACCACCGATGAAACATTCGGAGACACGTGATAGTATATCTTCCATAGACAGTGATGTTTCGTTAGGCTATGATCATCGAACGACGTTACTAGCGTCCCCAGTAAAACGTGTTTCCTTAACTACAACCGAAGATGAAGGTGCACATATGGGTGATTTATCCGATAGTGCATCTGATACAGGATCAGCTGGTGGCAAAGATTCTGGATGTGAAGTCACTGTAGAACCTTCATCAAATCCTTTAGCACCATTTACGCCTCCGTCCGAGGAATTGGCTGAAAAAATTGTATCACAAGTTGAATTTTACTTTTCCgatgtaaatattacaaaagatGCGTTCCTATTAAAACATGTAAAACGTAACAAGGAAGgttatgtttcattaaaattaatatcaagcTTTAAACGtgtaaaacatttaacaaaagaTTGGCGTGTGGTAGCGTCAGCATTGTTACGCtcgaaaaaattagaaattaatgaAGCTGGTACAAAACTACGTCGAGTTGAACCATTACCACAATATGATCAAACAGCACCATCTAGAACTGTTGTTGCTGTTAACATGCCCATAGATAAACCAACAATTGAAAATGTTGCTGAAGTCTTTTCAAAATGTGGTGAAATTGCATTAATACGAATTTTACGGCCCGGTAATCCAATCCCATCTGATGTACgacaatttattaacaaaaatccaTCATTAAGTGGGGTCGTGTGTGCCTTAATTGAATACACTGATTCAGAATACGCGCGAAAAGCAATACAAATGCAATATGAAGATGGTGCTACGATGAAAGTCTACGAATTAAATAATGTACCAAATCCAGAAAAGAAGAAACGTAATTCAACAGCGAAAAAAGTAAGTGTATCTCGTAAAAATGATTCGGACGGTATGTCATGTCAAAGTGCATCAGAAAACGAATATGATTTCTATAAGAAGCGTGGCAGCACTGGTAGTAACAGTAGTGATCCACGTGCACGCATGCGTCGTGGCTCATCCGCACACTTCCCAACACATCCTGTTGAACCAACCACATGGCTACAAAGACGTTTATCAGCCGCTTCATGTAGCTCAGGTTCAGATTCATCATCCAATTACATGTACATGCCACGTAGATTATCAGCAAGTAGCCGAGATTCTGGTTCAGAAAGTAATATGATGTTCTTATCACGTCGTTTCTCAAATTGTAGTGTATCTAGTTCAGATTACGGTGGCTTCCGACGATTATCCACATGTAGCCGGGAATCAGATAGTAGTGGTCCACGATCACGTAGCAATAGCACTATTTACCATTTACCTGATAACGTAGTACGTATGCCACAAGGACCAGACGGTTCAAAGGGCTTCCGACAAAGACTGATAAATCCTACACATTAA